In the Malaya genurostris strain Urasoe2022 chromosome 1, Malgen_1.1, whole genome shotgun sequence genome, one interval contains:
- the LOC131429628 gene encoding zinc finger protein ZFP2-like isoform X2 translates to MPCAVPTCGSSDGTFKLFPRYGLLSERWLQAIQVGTGLQVAVAEAQELCQYEICEQHFAVVQHEQSDEYWYQEPTLFTHCNGELSEVASCRLCLNFHPSSNMIALSSVLDKEIVTSFLYKSLNIAFKDDDFLQMVCGECIVRSEILQSIWTSFLAAEQNFINIVATAQTCAREIHSKITLEHPPIDSFIEEVEIDTLPELSTVGEVDDKASHPEEPLPDPSHEETETIDRKATSTRFKQPTKRNEKKALLRAVIGRKCYICVTVFEDANELLSHLTEVISYNRHLGRHEAKERPNKCSICQLGFSSCNQVKVHEKKMHGIKNNAKIHIKKVSLINCNMCDKTFRGNSKLNVHIQSVHNKQLIPTCILCNKTFTAKSSLERHMLLHTNEKPYSCNECLISFSRSVDLRNHIRMIHEGINPYVCRECNEQFRSYHSLYMHRQIVHLKKPPPAAPFKPYQLICKLCKQIFKKSTELIEHIQQSHIEETYPYIQCPNCPKTFLSQQLLNHHKEIHTDRYRCNFCGKRNPTIQRLQIHIENKHNDVRKYDCTHCITKSYKTASALRNHVLTHTHGKQYRCDICHKNFMRKDQMIIHRRIHTGEKPFQCVVCMKRFSDDASYSKHKKRCRFLPVNNDFNAMEIEYC, encoded by the exons ATGCCCTGCGCCGTACCTACTTGCGGTTCCTCGGATGGAACCTTTAAACTTTTTCCTCGCTACGGATTACTCTCGGAACGATGGTTACAGGCAATCCAGGTTGGCACTGGACTGCAGGTTGCAGTTGCTGAAGCCCAGGAACTTTGCCAGTACGAGATTTGCGAGCAGCACTTTGCCGTCGTTCAACACGAGCAGTCGGATGAGTATTGGTATCAGGAACCGACGCTGTTCACCCATTG TAACGGTGAACTTTCGGAAGTAGCTAGCTGTCGGCTGTGCTTGAACTTTCACCCGAGCTCCAATATGATTGCCTTAAGCAGTGTCCTAGATAAAGAGATCGTTACgtcatttttatataaatcattGAACATTGCCTTTAAGGATGATGATTTCCTGCAAATGGTTTGTGGTGAATGCATCGTTCGTTCCGAAATATTACAATCAATCTGGACATCGTTCCTCGCCGCAGAGCAAAATTTCATCAATATTGTAGCAACGGCTCAAACTTGTGCACGAGAAATTCACAGCAAAATTACTTTAGAACACCCACCGATCGATTCATTCATTGAGGAAGTAGAAATTGACACACTGCCGGAATTGAGTACCGTTGGAGAAGTAGATGACAAAGCATCACACCCAGAAGAACCTTTACCCGATCCATCCCACGAAGAAACAGAAACCATCGATCGTAAAGCTACTAGTACCAGATTCAAACAACCCACCAAGCGAAATGAGAAAAAGGCTCTGCTGAGAGCCGTCATCGGTAGAAAGTGCTACATCTGCGTAACGGTGTTCGAAGACGCCAATGAGTTACTATCGCATCTCACTGAG GTCATCTCATATAATCGTCATTTGGGGCGTCACGAAGCCAAAGAACGACCGAACAAATGTAGTATCTGTCAACTTGGATTTTCCTCCTGCAATCAGGTAAAAGTGCATGAGAAAAAGATGCATGGAATTAAAAATAATGCCAAAATACACATTAAGAAGGTTTCGTTAATAAACTGTAATATGTGTGATAAAACATTCAGGGGTAATTCGAAACTGAATGTTCACATTCAAAGCGTTCACAACAAACAACTCATCCCCACCTGTATCCTATGTAACAAGACTTTTACTGCTAAATCGAGTTTGGAAAGACACATGCTTCTGCATACTAACGAAAAACCATATAGTTGTAACGAGTGTTTAATCAGCTTTAGTCGTTCGGTTGATTTACGGAACCACATCAGAATGATTCACGAAGGCATAAACCCATATGTTTGCAGGGAATGCAACGAACAATTCAGGAGCTATCATTCTCTTTATATGCACCGTCAAATTGTTCACTTGAAAAAACCTCCGCCGGCCGCTCCGTTCAAACCATATCAATTGATCTGCAAACTTTGcaagcaaattttcaaaaaatctaccGAATTGATCGAGCATATTCAACAGAGTCACATCGAAGAAACGTACCCATACATACAATGTCCCAACTGCCCGAAAACATTTCTGTCTCAGCAACTTCTAAATCATCATAAGGAGATTCACACGGATCGGTACCGTTGTAACTTCTGCGGAAAGCGTAATCCGACTATTCAAAGACTGCAAATTCACATCGAGAACAAACATAATGACGTGCGCAAGTATGACTGTACTCACTGTATTACCAAATCGTACAAAACGGCATCCGCACTGCGAAACCACGTTCTGACGCATACCCACGGGAAGCAGTATAGGTGCGACATATGCCACAAGAATTTTATGAGAAAAGATCAAATGATTATTCATCGACG GATTCATACCGGCGAAAAACCATTCCAATGCGTAGTCTGTATGAAACGTTTCAGCGACGATGCCTCATACAGCAAACACAAGAAGCGCTGTCGCTTCTTGCCAGTCAACAACGATTTCAATGCTATGGAAATTGAATACTGTTAA
- the LOC131429628 gene encoding zinc finger protein 85-like isoform X1 has product MPCAVPTCGSSDGTFKLFPRYGLLSERWLQAIQVGTGLQVAVAEAQELCQYEICEQHFAVVQHEQSDEYWYQEPTLFTHCNGELSEVASCRLCLNFHPSSNMIALSSVLDKEIVTSFLYKSLNIAFKDDDFLQMVCGECIVRSEILQSIWTSFLAAEQNFINIVATAQTCAREIHSKITLEHPPIDSFIEEVEIDTLPELSTVGEVDDKASHPEEPLPDPSHEETETIDRKATSTRFKQPTKRNEKKALLRAVIGRKCYICVTVFEDANELLSHLTEVHANNFGYVCGECFLKFHQVISYNRHLGRHEAKERPNKCSICQLGFSSCNQVKVHEKKMHGIKNNAKIHIKKVSLINCNMCDKTFRGNSKLNVHIQSVHNKQLIPTCILCNKTFTAKSSLERHMLLHTNEKPYSCNECLISFSRSVDLRNHIRMIHEGINPYVCRECNEQFRSYHSLYMHRQIVHLKKPPPAAPFKPYQLICKLCKQIFKKSTELIEHIQQSHIEETYPYIQCPNCPKTFLSQQLLNHHKEIHTDRYRCNFCGKRNPTIQRLQIHIENKHNDVRKYDCTHCITKSYKTASALRNHVLTHTHGKQYRCDICHKNFMRKDQMIIHRRIHTGEKPFQCVVCMKRFSDDASYSKHKKRCRFLPVNNDFNAMEIEYC; this is encoded by the exons ATGCCCTGCGCCGTACCTACTTGCGGTTCCTCGGATGGAACCTTTAAACTTTTTCCTCGCTACGGATTACTCTCGGAACGATGGTTACAGGCAATCCAGGTTGGCACTGGACTGCAGGTTGCAGTTGCTGAAGCCCAGGAACTTTGCCAGTACGAGATTTGCGAGCAGCACTTTGCCGTCGTTCAACACGAGCAGTCGGATGAGTATTGGTATCAGGAACCGACGCTGTTCACCCATTG TAACGGTGAACTTTCGGAAGTAGCTAGCTGTCGGCTGTGCTTGAACTTTCACCCGAGCTCCAATATGATTGCCTTAAGCAGTGTCCTAGATAAAGAGATCGTTACgtcatttttatataaatcattGAACATTGCCTTTAAGGATGATGATTTCCTGCAAATGGTTTGTGGTGAATGCATCGTTCGTTCCGAAATATTACAATCAATCTGGACATCGTTCCTCGCCGCAGAGCAAAATTTCATCAATATTGTAGCAACGGCTCAAACTTGTGCACGAGAAATTCACAGCAAAATTACTTTAGAACACCCACCGATCGATTCATTCATTGAGGAAGTAGAAATTGACACACTGCCGGAATTGAGTACCGTTGGAGAAGTAGATGACAAAGCATCACACCCAGAAGAACCTTTACCCGATCCATCCCACGAAGAAACAGAAACCATCGATCGTAAAGCTACTAGTACCAGATTCAAACAACCCACCAAGCGAAATGAGAAAAAGGCTCTGCTGAGAGCCGTCATCGGTAGAAAGTGCTACATCTGCGTAACGGTGTTCGAAGACGCCAATGAGTTACTATCGCATCTCACTGAGGTACATGCCAACAACTTTGGGTACGTTTGCGGTGAATGTTTCCTAAAATTTCATCAGGTCATCTCATATAATCGTCATTTGGGGCGTCACGAAGCCAAAGAACGACCGAACAAATGTAGTATCTGTCAACTTGGATTTTCCTCCTGCAATCAGGTAAAAGTGCATGAGAAAAAGATGCATGGAATTAAAAATAATGCCAAAATACACATTAAGAAGGTTTCGTTAATAAACTGTAATATGTGTGATAAAACATTCAGGGGTAATTCGAAACTGAATGTTCACATTCAAAGCGTTCACAACAAACAACTCATCCCCACCTGTATCCTATGTAACAAGACTTTTACTGCTAAATCGAGTTTGGAAAGACACATGCTTCTGCATACTAACGAAAAACCATATAGTTGTAACGAGTGTTTAATCAGCTTTAGTCGTTCGGTTGATTTACGGAACCACATCAGAATGATTCACGAAGGCATAAACCCATATGTTTGCAGGGAATGCAACGAACAATTCAGGAGCTATCATTCTCTTTATATGCACCGTCAAATTGTTCACTTGAAAAAACCTCCGCCGGCCGCTCCGTTCAAACCATATCAATTGATCTGCAAACTTTGcaagcaaattttcaaaaaatctaccGAATTGATCGAGCATATTCAACAGAGTCACATCGAAGAAACGTACCCATACATACAATGTCCCAACTGCCCGAAAACATTTCTGTCTCAGCAACTTCTAAATCATCATAAGGAGATTCACACGGATCGGTACCGTTGTAACTTCTGCGGAAAGCGTAATCCGACTATTCAAAGACTGCAAATTCACATCGAGAACAAACATAATGACGTGCGCAAGTATGACTGTACTCACTGTATTACCAAATCGTACAAAACGGCATCCGCACTGCGAAACCACGTTCTGACGCATACCCACGGGAAGCAGTATAGGTGCGACATATGCCACAAGAATTTTATGAGAAAAGATCAAATGATTATTCATCGACG GATTCATACCGGCGAAAAACCATTCCAATGCGTAGTCTGTATGAAACGTTTCAGCGACGATGCCTCATACAGCAAACACAAGAAGCGCTGTCGCTTCTTGCCAGTCAACAACGATTTCAATGCTATGGAAATTGAATACTGTTAA